The segment TTGCCGAGAGCGACCTGCGCCTGGGCATCGACTGGCGCGCCTTCTACTGGATGCCGGCCGACGTGTTCGGTCCCGGCAAGGTGCTGGTGTTCGGCCAGGTGCTCGACCAGGACGGCACGCCGTATGAGGCCGACTTCCGCGGCCGCCTCATGCGCTACACCGAAGAGCTCTACAAGCGCGACAAGACCGTGGCCAACGTGTCGGCCGAGATCGAGGGCTTCCTGTTCAACCACCGCGACGCCGAGCGCGGCTACTTCGAGCGCGGCAAGTTCGAGCTCATCTCCACCGGCGGCTACTACCACAGCCTGCCGCAGGATCCGCTGCGCCAGTTCATCGACGCGTCGGCCGAGGTGCAGCGCGCCATGGGCTTCGAGAACGAGAAGGACCATCCCGAGGTGGGCCCCTCGCAGTTCGAGATGAACTACAAGTACGCGCCGGCGCTGATCGCCGCCGACCGCATCCAGCTCTACAAGCTGCTCTGCCGCCAGGTGGCGCAGACGATGGGCATGACGGCGTGCTTCCTGCCCAAGCCCATCACCGGCATCAACGGAAGCGGCATGCACACGAACATGAGCGTGGCCCGCAACGGCGAGAACCTGTTCTGGGATGCCAAGGGCAAGGACAACATGTCCGCGCTGGGCAACCAGTTCATCCGCCGCATCCTGCACAGCGCCGAGGATCTCTGCCTGATCCTCAACGCCAGCGTGAACGCGTATCGCCGCCTGGACCCGCACTTCGAGGCGCCGAACGAGATCACCTCGAGCGCCACCGACCGCAGCAGCATGATCCGCATCCCGCTGGCGGCGCGGTCCGGCCAGCGCATTGAAGTGCGCTCGGTGGGCCCCGACTCCAACCCGTACATGGCGATCTACTCGCTGCTGCGTACGGGCTTCGAAGGTCCCGAGCCGTCCGGCGATGCCCCGGCGCCCAAGCGCATCCGCAAGCGGATCCTGCCCGGCAACATCTACGAGGCCATGGGCTGCCACCGTCGCAGCACGTGGGTGCGCGAGATGCTGGGCGACACGTCGCACACCAAGTACTGCGAACTGAAGGAAATGGCGGCGCACCGCTGCCCGCGCGACATGGGCAACGTCATCAAGCGGTCGGAGATCATGTTCCATCACGAGGTGACCAACCAGATGCTGTGGAACATGTTCTAGTCGTCGGGCGCGTTGGAAATAACAAGGAACGGCGGGCTGTCCTCGCGCCTTCGGCGCTGCGGATTGCCCGCCGTTCCTGTTATTTCCAACGCGCGCAGACGGCTGAAACATGTCCGTGGTTGAGCGAGCGGGGTGCGGCGTTTATTTGAGCAGCGTCATGGGCTGTGCGGCCTCGACGCCGTCGCCGTGGACGCGCGCGAAGTAGACGCCGGACGGGGCGGGGGCGCCGCCGCCGGTGCCGTCCCAGGAAAATTCATGGCGGCCGGGAGCGAACGGCCGCGCCGCCAGTTCGCGCACCAGGCGGCCACGGACGTCGTGGATGGCCACGGTCAGGAACCGTTCACGGTCGACGGTGAACGCCAGCCGCGTCGAAGGGTTGAACGGATTCGGTTGTGCGGGCTCCAGGTGGACGGCCGCCGATGCCGCGGGCAGGGGCGCCGCCGTGGTGGCGTTGAGTCCGCTGCCGACGGTGATCAGTTGACCGGACACCGTGAGGACATTGCCGTTGCGCGCGAAGCCGGCGCCGCCGAAGCGATCGGCGGCGAATGACCCGAGATGCTCAGGGTCGTCCGCCTGCGAGACATCGTACACGTGACAGCGGTAGTTCCCCTGGACGAAAAGGAGGTTGCCCAAGGTGGTCGCCAGGATCGGGGCGAACCCCAGTGACTGCACCTGCAGCCGCGTTGGAGGACCGGACAGGCGATGGATCTCCATCAGGTCCGTGGCGGTTGCGTTCTGTCCGAAGAGGTAGACGCAGTCGCCGACGACCAGCGGCTGCCACACGGTCCAGAGCGAGGACTGCAGCTCGCCGACAAACTCGGGCCGGTAGTCGTCGTCCAGCTTGTAGAGGCGCGGATCATCGTAGTGATGCGGTGCACCGGTGCCGCACACGAGCCAGCGGCCATCGCTGGAGAAGGCCGAGCGATCGGCAAGCGAACGCACGAACCGGGGTTGATCGGGGTCGCGAACGTCCCAGATGTCCAACCGTGTGTCTTCCAGCCCGTAGTCGATGGTCACCATCCCGCGCGCGTGCAGGGTGGCGGACGCTCCCGTGCCCGGCAACCCGATGCGACCACGGCGCAGGGGAGAGCGCGGATCCGACAGATCCAGCAACTGCACCGTCTCGGGGCCGTCCAACATCAGGCCCAGCCCGTCGACGAACTGCAGCCGGCCGTTCAGCCCGGTCTGGAATGGTTTCTCCAGGCGGGGTCGGGCAGGTTCACTCACGTCGACAGCCATGAGCACCGAGTCGTCCGATCGCAGCTGGGCGATCTGGATCGCTCCTTCACCGGTGATCGTCTGGAAGCGCGGGAGCACCGGATACACCAACGCCGCCGGCGGCTGCGCGTCGGCGGCGGTGCGCGGATAGACATGGAGCCCGCCGTCCGTCGTGACGTGCAGGGTCCGCGCGCCGAGGGCGACATGGCCGGTGTCGAGAGGCAGTACCCAGCCGGCCCGCGGCGCGGTGGGCGTGTCCATGCCGAAGGCGTGCAGCCGGGCATCGCTGCCGGCGGCCAGCAGCAGATCCCCGTCGAGAACCAGCACGCGCCCGGCGGCGTCGGCGCCGGCGTCGGTGAAGAGGCGTTCGCGGGCGGATTCGACAGGTGATCCGGGTTCGGTGCAGTCCCAGGTCACCAGATCCAGGGATGTTCCCGACGTACCGTCCGGCGCCGCCACCAGGCCATGGAGCACGCCGTCGCCACCGACCAGGGCGTCGATGCGACCGTCGATCACCGTCGTGACCAACCCGCGATCGACCGGATGACGCGGATCGGTGACGTCGAGGCGACGCAGGACCGAACCGTGGTCGATGAGGTACATCTCATTGCCGACCACGCTCAGCCACCGCCGGCCGGGATGCTGGCCGACCACGAGGCCTCCCGAGAACGCGGGAGCTGCCGGTTCCGTCAGGTCGTAGGCCAGGATGCCCGTCTCGAGGTCGCAGATCAGGGCGCGCTCGCTGAGCCAGACCGATCGACAGGCCAGACCAGCGGTCACGTGCAGTTCCACCGGTGCAGCGGGGTTGCTGAAGTCGATGACGCCGTAGCCCACCGGATAGAACAACGGATCGGTATTGATCACCACGACAAGACCGTCGTCTGCCACCACGTCCGACCAATGCATCTGCGCGGAGCTG is part of the bacterium genome and harbors:
- a CDS encoding glutamine synthetase yields the protein MDVSKTSLREFLEIPYEKLEELNLQSKEYQEQWIPMEKAEAERRAYLEKEKRIKAVTVVFTDLEGRLHMLDYDKKFLLKADALTFDGSSIRGFSRIAESDLRLGIDWRAFYWMPADVFGPGKVLVFGQVLDQDGTPYEADFRGRLMRYTEELYKRDKTVANVSAEIEGFLFNHRDAERGYFERGKFELISTGGYYHSLPQDPLRQFIDASAEVQRAMGFENEKDHPEVGPSQFEMNYKYAPALIAADRIQLYKLLCRQVAQTMGMTACFLPKPITGINGSGMHTNMSVARNGENLFWDAKGKDNMSALGNQFIRRILHSAEDLCLILNASVNAYRRLDPHFEAPNEITSSATDRSSMIRIPLAARSGQRIEVRSVGPDSNPYMAIYSLLRTGFEGPEPSGDAPAPKRIRKRILPGNIYEAMGCHRRSTWVREMLGDTSHTKYCELKEMAAHRCPRDMGNVIKRSEIMFHHEVTNQMLWNMF